In the genome of Paraburkholderia azotifigens, the window GGCAACGTTGCTGACCCGCACAAAGCTATCAGCGGTTGCGCCAATTGAGGATTGAACGACTGGAACAGGGCAACGGCTCATCGTGGGGACGTTTTCATCAGGTGGTTAAGAGCCTCTACTGTAAGTTCACTGGACATAGATTTCGAGACCGTATTTACTCAATTAAATGCTAGAAAGGATCAAATTGACGAGGAATCCATTGCTCAATGCTGTTGCAGCTCGGTACCATGCGGTCGTCTCATTCGAATCCCAGTGCATGAAGACGAGTGCGCTTTTGCAAGGGCGGCTACGGGCGGCATTGTCTGCGACAGCCTTGCGAGAGCGTCATCCGGACCGTGGGGCATTAGCCTCCGTCGCGCGCCTGACTGCGCCATTGCCCCGGCGTCATGCCCATCTTGTCGGTGAACGCGCGCCGAAATGCCGCCACGGATCGGTACCCGACTGACTCAGCGACAGCTTCCGTGCTCATCGCCGGCTTTTTGAGCTCATTGGCGGCCCGGCTCATGCGGATGTCGGTGAGCATTTCGGTGGCCGAGCGTCCGAGCTTGTCCTGAAACTGCCGCATGAAGGTGGCGCGTGACATTCCGCACAAGTCGGCCATCTCAGGTATGTTCCAGGGCCGCGCCGGGTCGGTGAAAATCGCGGAAATGGCGGGCGCGAGCCGTGGATGACCAGCAAGCGCGAGTAGGCCTACGGGGGCCTGCTCGGATTCACTTGCCGCGCGCAGCGTAAGCGTGAACAGCGCTGAAGAAAGGGCATTGAGGATGGCGCGGCCGCCCGGCTTGTCTGAGGCGGATTCTTCTCGCATCAGAGCTACGAGACTGGCCAAGTGGCTCGACGCAGACGCGAGCTCTTGTTTGGACGGTCCGGCCGCCGCCCGTACCACCAGATTTGT includes:
- a CDS encoding AraC family transcriptional regulator, which encodes MSQVDWLSHLLQMITITGQLEVRCAYGSPWQVAWGKSAAHEIPYHVVLKGRATIEDPEAGTTRELTGGDIVLVTRGSAHVLHDGSGHAPGPTHNQQSSAGWTLSQNEGDGEHLDMLCGRFFIGPPHDRLIRDYLPTNLVVRAAAGPSKQELASASSHLASLVALMREESASDKPGGRAILNALSSALFTLTLRAASESEQAPVGLLALAGHPRLAPAISAIFTDPARPWNIPEMADLCGMSRATFMRQFQDKLGRSATEMLTDIRMSRAANELKKPAMSTEAVAESVGYRSVAAFRRAFTDKMGMTPGQWRSQARDGG